A single genomic interval of Staphylococcus hyicus harbors:
- the ilvA gene encoding threonine ammonia-lyase IlvA, which yields MTVTTPTLNINEIDDAYLRLKETVKTTPLEYDHYLSLKYQCHVYLKREDLQWVRSFKLRGAYNAISVLSSEQKSQGITCASAGNHAQGVAYTARQLNLNAVIFMPVTTPNQKINQVKFFGDANVEIKLIGDTFDDCLKEALIYTKNHQMTFIDPFDNMYTIAGQGTVAKEILTQANDAQIQFDYVFGAIGGGGLMSGVSTYFKSHSPFTQCIGVEPLGASSMFQSVSQNRIISLENIDKFVDGASVATVGNLTFNICKTMIDDYIQVDEGAVCSTILDMYSKQAIVAEPAGALSVSALEHYQSQIKDKTVVCIISGGNNDINRMKEIEERSLLYEEMKHYFILNFPQRPGALKQFVNHVLGPNDDITKFEYLKKASQNTGTVIIGIQLKNHEDLETLKHRIHRFDPKNMYINENKMLYSLLI from the coding sequence ATGACTGTCACAACACCAACATTAAATATTAATGAAATTGATGATGCATATTTACGGTTAAAAGAGACCGTTAAAACGACCCCTCTTGAATATGATCATTATTTATCTTTAAAATATCAATGCCATGTCTATTTAAAACGAGAAGACCTACAGTGGGTGCGTTCATTTAAATTGCGTGGTGCCTATAATGCGATATCCGTATTATCATCCGAACAAAAATCACAAGGTATTACATGTGCAAGCGCAGGTAATCATGCGCAAGGTGTTGCGTATACTGCACGCCAACTTAATTTAAATGCAGTAATATTTATGCCTGTGACGACACCAAATCAAAAAATCAATCAAGTCAAATTTTTTGGGGATGCCAATGTTGAAATTAAATTGATTGGAGATACATTTGATGATTGCTTAAAAGAAGCATTAATATACACTAAAAATCATCAAATGACCTTTATCGACCCTTTTGATAACATGTATACGATTGCTGGTCAAGGAACAGTGGCAAAAGAAATTTTGACACAAGCCAATGATGCTCAAATACAATTTGATTATGTATTTGGTGCCATTGGCGGTGGTGGATTAATGTCAGGTGTTTCAACATATTTCAAATCACATTCACCTTTTACACAATGCATTGGTGTAGAACCACTTGGCGCAAGCAGTATGTTTCAGTCCGTATCACAAAATCGCATCATTAGTCTTGAAAATATCGACAAATTTGTAGATGGCGCATCCGTTGCTACTGTAGGCAATTTAACGTTCAATATTTGCAAAACTATGATTGATGACTACATACAGGTTGATGAAGGGGCAGTTTGTTCAACAATTTTAGATATGTATTCTAAACAAGCAATCGTAGCTGAACCTGCAGGCGCGCTTAGCGTTAGTGCATTAGAGCACTATCAATCACAAATCAAAGATAAAACTGTCGTATGTATTATTAGTGGTGGTAATAATGATATCAATCGTATGAAAGAAATCGAAGAACGTTCATTACTTTACGAAGAAATGAAACACTATTTTATTTTAAATTTTCCTCAACGACCAGGTGCATTAAAACAATTTGTCAATCACGTCTTAGGACCAAATGATGACATTACTAAGTTTGAATATCTTAAAAAAGCATCACAAAATACAGGAACAGTAATTATTGGCATACAATTAAAAAATCATGAAGATTTAGAAACATTGAAACACCGCATACATCGCTTTGATCCGAAGAATATGTATATCAACGAAAACAAAATGCTCTATTCATTGCTTATTTAA
- the leuD gene encoding 3-isopropylmalate dehydratase small subunit codes for MKIKPFTTYTGTVVPLFHDNIDTDQIIPKVHLKRISKSGFGPFLFDEWRYLKNGQDNPEFILNQAPYNKATILVTGDNFGCGSSREHAAWALKDYGFQVIIAKSFSDIFYMNCTKNALLPIRLDDDTRQKIVAAKKITIDLPRQRIIVKDDIVTFDIEERWKHKFINGLDDIGMTLAFEKEIEAYERGKLKE; via the coding sequence ATGAAGATTAAACCCTTTACCACTTATACAGGCACTGTCGTTCCTTTATTTCACGATAATATTGATACGGATCAAATCATACCAAAAGTACATCTGAAACGAATCTCAAAAAGTGGATTTGGCCCCTTTCTCTTTGATGAATGGCGTTATTTAAAGAATGGCCAAGATAATCCGGAATTCATCTTAAATCAAGCTCCATACAATAAGGCAACGATTCTCGTTACAGGAGATAATTTTGGGTGTGGCTCAAGTCGTGAACACGCTGCTTGGGCGCTAAAAGATTATGGTTTTCAAGTCATCATTGCTAAAAGCTTCAGTGACATATTTTATATGAATTGCACTAAAAATGCCTTGTTACCTATACGCCTTGACGATGATACAAGGCAAAAAATAGTTGCTGCAAAAAAAATCACAATTGATCTTCCAAGGCAACGAATTATTGTCAAAGATGATATCGTCACTTTTGACATTGAAGAAAGATGGAAACACAAATTTATCAATGGTTTAGACGATATAGGGATGACACTCGCTTTTGAAAAAGAAATAGAAGCTTATGAACGCGGTAAATTAAAGGAGTGA